In one window of Cellulophaga sp. HaHa_2_95 DNA:
- a CDS encoding bile acid:sodium symporter family protein translates to MNIKLDKFVIAILCTIGLAYVFPQWGTASSPVPINTISTIGISLIFFFYGLKLSPDKIKEGLKNWKLHVLIQSTTFLFFPLIVLLFRPFLQTEVQELLWLAIFFLAALPSTVSSSVVMVSVAKGNIPAAIFNASISGIIGILVTPLWMGLFVQTSDAGFDFTAIYLQLIGQIVLPVVVGLLLQRFFGRYAQKYSKHLTLFDKAIILIIIYKSFVSSFEEQIFSSVSIADLLVLLAIILLLFALVFYGIKFISKRLGFTEKDQITATFCGTKKSLVHGTVFSKIVFGNMATLGIILLPLMIFHATQILIISVIAGKLGRKDT, encoded by the coding sequence GTGAATATTAAGCTCGATAAATTTGTTATAGCCATACTTTGTACCATAGGATTGGCCTATGTTTTTCCACAATGGGGAACGGCATCAAGTCCGGTACCTATCAATACTATAAGCACTATTGGAATATCATTAATTTTCTTTTTCTACGGATTAAAATTGAGCCCCGATAAAATTAAAGAGGGCCTCAAAAATTGGAAGTTACATGTGTTAATTCAGTCCACCACATTTTTATTTTTTCCGTTGATAGTACTCTTGTTTCGACCATTTTTACAGACTGAGGTGCAAGAACTATTATGGTTGGCTATCTTTTTTTTAGCAGCATTGCCTTCTACAGTATCTTCTTCTGTGGTTATGGTTTCCGTTGCTAAAGGAAATATTCCTGCAGCAATCTTTAATGCAAGTATCTCTGGAATTATAGGCATCTTAGTGACCCCGCTTTGGATGGGGCTATTTGTCCAAACATCAGATGCTGGGTTTGACTTTACAGCCATTTATTTGCAATTAATAGGGCAAATTGTATTACCAGTGGTAGTAGGATTGTTGTTACAACGATTTTTTGGCAGGTATGCTCAGAAATATAGCAAGCATCTCACGCTATTTGATAAAGCGATAATTTTAATTATCATTTATAAAAGCTTTGTTTCATCGTTCGAAGAACAAATCTTTAGTAGTGTTTCTATAGCAGATTTATTGGTATTGTTAGCTATAATTTTATTGTTGTTCGCGCTTGTTTTTTATGGAATAAAATTTATTTCTAAGCGGTTAGGATTTACGGAAAAAGATCAGATCACCGCTACTTTTTGTGGGACTAAAAAATCATTGGTACATGGCACTGTTTTTTCCAAAATTGTATTTGGAAACATGGCTACTCTAGGAATTATTTTGCTGCCTTTAATGATTTTTCATGCGACCCAGATTTTGATCATCAGTGTTATTGCGGGTAAATTGGGTAGAAAGGACACTTAA